Below is a window of Candidatus Neomarinimicrobiota bacterium DNA.
ACTCAAGTTTTTCAAGTGAATCAATCTGCTTATCAGGCGGTTCCTTAATAATCGTCCCATCCCTGTCAAGAATCACGAGTTTCATACAGGCATTCTCCTTAGAGCTTCAAGAAGAAGATCGTTTTGCGCCTTTGAGCCGACGGTTATCCGTAAGCAGTTATCAAGAAGAGGATCAGAAGAACGATTCCGGACAATTATACTTTTATCGGCGAGATAATTTTGAATTTTAGATGCGTCCTCACATAACACGAGCAGAAAATTCGCTTCGCTTGGAAATACTTTTTTAAAAATATCAGACCCTTCGAATTCGATTCGTATCCGTTCCCTTTCAGATAATATATCAGATACGGCGTTTTCCATAGCGATTCGGTCATCAAGGACAAGCAGGGCGACTTTTTCGGTCAAAACATTGACGTTATAAGGAAGTTTAATTCTCATTAAATATTCTATTATCTGCTCGCCTGCGACGCAGTAACCCAACCGTATTCCCGCGAGTCCCCAGGCTTTGGAAAGTGTCCTGAGGACGATCAGATTAGGAAATTCTTCAGCTTTTCGAGTGAGTGAAGAGAAGCTGGAAAATTCAATGTACGCCTCATCTACGACTAAAATCAGACCTTTGTCCCGAGTATATTCAAGCAGCTTATCGGTAGATAGAATGTTACCGGTGGGATTGTTCGGCGAACAACAAAAAACGAGTTTTGTCTTTTCACTTACAGCTTCCTCAAGTTTGGAAATATCAATATCAAAGTCATCACCGAGCAAACAGGATTTCGTTCTGATTCCATTCAATTCTGAGGAGACTTTATACATCCCGTAAGTCGGTTCGATGATAACTACTTCATCCTGATTCGGAGTGCAGAAAAGCCTTAACAGAAGATCAATAATCTCGTCCGAACCGGAGCCTGCGAATATATTATTAGCCGGAACGTCAACGTAATCGGAGAGGGCGGCTCTTAAAGTCGCAGAAGTCGGGTCGGGATATCGATTGGCGACCACTGCTCCAATATTGATAAAATTATCAAACGGATTCTCGTTAGCGTCCAACAGTACTCTGCCTTTTTCCGTAAGATGGCGAGCGCTTGTATAGGGTTTGAAATTGAGCAGTTCCGGTCGTATCTGATTTTTCAGTTCAAACATCACTGAGCCTTGCCTGCACAGATTCGTTATGCATCTGAAGTCCTTCAGCTTCCGATAACCCTTTTACAGCAGGTGCTATGTTTCCTAAGCCGGCAGTGTCGGTCTTTTGAAACGTGATAAATTTTTGGAAATCGCTTAAGGATAATCCGCTGTAAGATTTTGCGTTACCATTCGTAGGAAGAGTGTGGTTTGCACCCGTAGCGTAATCGCCGGCGGCAGCGGGCGTCATACTGCCGAGAAAAACCGTTCCGGCATTTTTGATTTTGTCCTTATATGAGTCAGCCTTCTCTATTTGGAGGGATAGATGCTCGGGAGCGTATTCGTTAGAAAATCGGATAGCCTCCTCAATGTTTTCAACAGTGAGAATCAGGGATTTATTTAGGCAAATATTTATAATCTCCCTGCGGTCATCAGGTAGAGAAAGATTTGAAATCGCTTCAGAAACAGAATTCGCAAACTGAGCGCTGTCGGTGAGCAGTAAAACGTTAGAATCAGTCCCATGCTCCGCTTGCGCCGCGAGATCAAGCGCTGCAAATAGAGGATTGGCGCTATCATCGGCGATAATCAAAAGTTCAGTCGGCCCGGCAGGTAAATCTATTGCTACGCCGTCCGGGTCGTTCGAAACGAACATTTTAGCCGCATTAACGAATTGATTTCCCGGTCCGAAAATTTTATCTACCTTTTGAATGGATTCAGTGCCGTATGCAAGAGCAGCAATAGCCTGCGCTCCGCCAATTTTGTAAATTTCTTGAATGCCGACCAATTTAGCAGCCGCAAGTAATGAGGGATTTATATTTCCATCAGCGTTGGGTGGAGTTGACATCGCAATCCGTTCACATCCCGCTAACCGGGCGGGAACGCCGAGCATAAAAACGGTTGAAACGAGAGGAGCAGTTCCGCCCGGCACATAAAGCGCTACGTTTTCGATAGCCCTCGGTTCACGACTGCACGAGATACCCACATCGGTTGTGATTTCCATGATTGGCGATAATTGCGCTTCATGAAATTTCAGAATATTATCGCGAGCTCTGAGCATTGAATCAGAAAGATTTTTCCCGATGTTTTCGTAAGCATTATCAATTTCCTCCTTCGACACTAAAAAACCATCAAGTTCAACCTCGTCAAATTCCATTGTATAAGATTGAACAGCTTTATCTCCACGGTTTTTCACATCCAGGCAGATATTTGCAACATTAGCTGTCAAAGAGGATTCGGTATTGACATTCCTGTTCAGCAACGCACTCATTTCTTTTCGATTTAAACTTTTAAGAATTCGTATTTTCATATTTATTGGATGATGTTATCTATTGAGGAGACAACGATACCGCTGGCGCCGGCACTTTTCAATTCATCGAGTACATCCCAAAATTTCTGTTCATCAACCACAGAATGCAGAGCGACCATATCATCTTCGAGAAGAGGAATAATAGTCGGGCTTTTAATTCCCGGTATCAAGGTTTTTATTTTTTCAATGCTGTTTACGTTGGCATTCATTGCGACATATTTTTTGCCGTGCGCAAGCACTCTACTTTGGATGCGAACCAAAAGTTTGCCGATGAGTTCTTCCCTGGTTTTATCAGCGATAGTGGATTTGTGCGCTATCAATACCGCTTCTGACTTGGTTATTTCGTACATTTCATCAAGCCCGTGTATTTTCAATGTGCTGCCGGAGGAGATAATCTCGCAGATAGCGTCAGCTACTCCTATTGCGGGAGTAATTTCAGTGGAGCCGCTAATTTCGGCTATCTTTGAATTAAGGTTTGCTTCCTCTAAAAATTTTGCCAGAATATTCGGGTAAGATGTGGCAATGGTTTTACCTTTGAGGTCTTTTACTTTTTTTATCCGCGAACTCTTTGGAACGCAAATAGAAATGCGGCATCTGCCGAAATTCAAACGGGATAGAATTTCCACATCTGAATTTTCCTCTTCCACGATGTTGGAACCTACAATTCCGATATCGCAGATTCCTTCCTGAACATATCGAGGAATATCGTCGTCTCTGATAGCTAATATATCCAGCGGGAAATTGCTTACGGGAGAATAAAGGACGCCCTCCCGGAAGGAGAAGCTGAATCCGCTGCCACTGAGTAAGTCAATTGAACCTTTGGTCATCCTGCCCGACTTTTGAATGGCTAATTTCAGTCTGCCATTATCCTTGTTTAAATTTTCCAAATTAAAATCTCTTATTTATTTTTGTTTTGTGATTTGTTTCTAAGCATTTCTATATATCCACCCTTGCCTTTTTTGAGCCATTTGTGCACTCTCGCAACTGTTGTAGAGCTAAGTCCTGTAATTTTTTCAATTTCTATGTAAGTCGTTCCTTCATTAAGTAAACGGGCGACTTTCCATCTCATAGCGGCTTCGTTAATCTCCGTTTTAGTTAAAAGGTCTCTTAAAAAATCTTCACACTCCCGAACGTTATCGAGACTGACAATAGTTTCGTATAATATTTCCAAGTCTTTTTTATGTAATTTTTTCATTCCTCGTCACTTTACCTAAGTAAAGTGCTATTATAACTCTTTGCGCTTTACTTGTCAAGCGATTTTTATTTTAAAGCCATCCTATGCATAAATAATCGTCCTCAGAAATAGAAACTCATACTGAAGTAGAATTTCATCAGTTTTTCCTCGCATATAATAATCTTATTAACATAACAGGTGAGAACAGCGGAGAAGTTAATCTACGCGTCGGGTATTTCCATCTTGAAACGCCATATGTGTCACTACGCAAATTATCAAGCGAGATGTCTCCTTATTTAGTCTATTCAATTCAGCCGGTGCGGGAGGGATTTAATTTGGCGAGGAGGCAGGTCGGTGTATCGGCATATGGCGGAATCGGTTCAATAAAGGCACGATTTGATTACGAAATCGCCTATGTAAATGGGACTAATGATCTGATTGACACAAATACTGAGAAAGATTTGTTTTTCAAAGGAGTGCTGAGCCTGCATGAACGATTAAGGATCGGAGCGCTCTATTACACGGGTGAGCAAAATATCTCGGGAGGTTCCAACTTGAATTCGGAAAATGATAAGTTTACCCGTTTCGGGCTTGACGCAAGTCTGAATCTTCCAAGAGGCGCTAATATATTCGGTCAATGGATAAAGGGCGTTGATGACGATACAGACGGAGTGATGCACGGGAGCGCAGCCATTCGAATTTTCAGGAGGGTTCTTGGAGGCTGACGTGCCGCTGAGCGTATTATCAATGGACAGTAAAATTCTTAGGAAAATCTGGCTAAGGGAAAATCGCTGTATGACCGTACATGCGCGTATTGTCACGGATTAAATGGAGGCGGCAATGGACCGGCAGCGGCATTTATGCTTCCCCCACCTCGCGATTTCCGGGATGGAGTCTATAAGTTTCGCCAGACTCCAAGTGGAAGTATTCCGGATGACTGGGATCTATATGAAAGTATAACAAATGGAATTCATGGGACTTCAATGTTGAGCTGGAGAGAATGGCCTGAAGAAAAACGCTGGTTGTTGGTACATTATATTAAAACCTTTTCTGATGAATTTAAAAGAGAAGCTCCGGAAGTTATCGAAGTGGGAGTGCCTCCACAGGTCACCAGAAAGAGCATAATAAGAGGAAGACAATTTTTCATAGATGCGGACTGCTGGAAATGTCACGGCACATCGGGTAGAGGAGACGGTCCGTTTGCCGATGAGCTTAGAGATAATTATGGGAAAATTTCTATTCCACGTGATCTTACAATAGGAAAGAACTATGGCAGAGGAAATACGCAGCGGGATATTTATATTACTCTCGTAAGCGGATTAGACGGAACGCCGATGCCGTCATATCAGGATGCATTTGAAGATATGGATGAGGAGCTCTGGGATTTGGTAAATTATATATATTCGCTCAGCAATAAATAAGGTAACCGGAAGATCGGGAGGATTACTGAGATTTATTGCAAATTGCGGAGCAAAGTCAGAGAGTCTATTTACATCTGAATTAATTTACCGAATTATTTATAATTAGCAGTTTTATTTCGGTCATTTCGTCAATTGCGTACTTGATGCCTTCCCTTCCTAAACCGGAATCTTTAGAACCGCCGTACGGCATATGATCGATTCGGAAGGTAGGATAATCGTTTACGACTACTCCTCCCATATCAAAATTTTCGAATGCATAAAGAATATTGGAAATGTCCTGAGTGAAAATGCCGGCTTGTAAGCCGAATTTAGTGTTATTTGCTCTCTTAACCGCATCCTTAAAATCGGAATAAGGGGTCAGCGTGACAGCAGGGCCGAATATCTCCCCGGCGTTTACGTTCATCTCAGGAGTAGTGTCAATTAAAAGGGTCGGCTCAATCATCAAGCCGTGGCGCTTGCCTCCGGTCAAAATCGTCGCATTTCCTTCTGTCGCTTCTTTTATCCACGCCTCGATCCGATCTGCGGATGTTTCGTCAATCACCGGACCGACAGAGACGTCGGGGTCAAGCGGGTCTCCGACTTTAAGATTCGCTATCGATTTGAAAAACAACTCTTTGAATTCATCGAGAACTTTTTCCTGAACATATATCCTTTGGACAGATACACAAGATTGTCCGGCAGCGCCATATCCGCCGAGGGCGCACCTATCGGCAGCGTGTTGGAGTGAAGCAGTATCGTTATGCACTATGGCGGCTGAATTATTCCCTAACTCCAGCAACACTTTTTTTGTGCCTGCGATACTTCTAATATGCCATCCCACTTTAGGGCTGCCCGTAAAGGAGATCATCCTGTACCGTTCATCGGTCACAAGTTTTTCCGCCGTGGAAACGTCACAGTGGAAAACTGAAAATGCTCCTTTGGGTAATCCGGCACTCTCGGTAATTTCACCTAAAATATGAGCAGTGAGTGGAGCCTGCGGCGGCGCCTTAACAACGAGGGTACATCCGGCAGCAATTGCCGGCGCAAGTTTGTGCGCAAGCAGATTCAGCGGGAAATTAAACGGCGTAATCCCCAATATCGGTCCGACAGGGAAACGTTTCGTCATTGCATAATATCCCACGCCGGCTTTTACAACGTCCATAGGAATTACTTCTCCACCTATCCGCTTTGCTTCTTCCGCGCCCGTAGTGAAGGTATGGAGCGAACGATCAAGTTCTACTTCTGCTATTCTTACCGGTCTGCCGGCATCTACAGCCATTATCTCAACAAGCTCTTTCCGCCTGTTTTCTATTTCCTTGACTATGTTCATAAGTATTTCACTTCGTTCATAGCCCGGCATCTTTTTCATCGTTTCAAAAACTTCCACGGCTGCCGCGGTTGCGTCTTCCGCATCCTTATCCTGAGCAACGGCAATCTCGCAGATAGTTTCACCGTTATACGGATTTATCACTTTCTCCGATTTATCGGATTCCCGCCATTCACCGGCTACGAACATTTTTTGATAATCAGACATTACAATTCCTTTATAATTTCACTATTAAAAATTTTTACATTAATTACAATGGGCAAGTTAATTCTCCCAGCTCTTCAGTTAGTTTAATGTTTTCCCGATAGTCCACAGGGCAGTCCACAACGCTCACTACATCCTGCCGGAGCGCTTCCTCTAATATCGGAAGAAGTTCGTCGGCGGCTCCAACACGGTACGCCTTCGCTCCAAAAGATTCCGCGTATTGTACAAAATCCGGGTTACTGAAATCTATGTGCGATTCTCTGCCGAACTGAGCGTCCTGTTTCCACTTGATTAAGCCGTATTTGCTGTCGTTAAATATGAGGTTCACAAATGGAGTCCCGATTCTCATTGCGGTCTCTATTTCCTGTGAATTCATCATAAATCCGCCATCTCCTGATATAGCGATAACGTTCTTTTCGGGATATAAAAGTTTTGCGGCGATAGCGCCCGGAAGAGCGATTCCCATTGACGCTAATCCGTTGGAAATTATCGTCGTATTGGGTACGTAACATGGGTACATCCGTGCTATCCACATCTTATGAGCGCCTACGTCAGATAAAAGAATATCCTCCGCTCGAAGCGATTTTCTAACATCCGAGAGGATTTTTTGAGGCTTGATAGGGAACCCATCATCATTGTCATACTCGTGTATTTCATTCAGCATCACCTCGCGGTGAGGATTTGGCACGGGCAGTTTTGACGGTTTTGCGATTTCGGCGATGGCATTCAAGGAGAACGCGATATGCCCCAGCACCCCAACTTCAACAGGGTATGCAGAATCAACCTCGGCAGGCGAGAAATGTATGTGAACTATTTTTTTATCTCTCTTTTCGTTCCACTGAATAGGCGAGTACTCGACCATATCGTATCCGACAGCTATTATAACATCCGCATGATCCATTGCGCATGAGATGTAGTCTTTCGTTTTCAAGCCGATAGTGAATAAAGAGAGTGGATTATCGTTAGGAATTGAGCCTTTCGCCATAAACGTTTCGGTAACTGAAATGTTCAATTTTGTGGCAAAGTCAAGTAACGCATTTGTTGAACCGCTTCTTATAACACCGTTTCCTGCGAGTATGATAGGATATTCAGCGTTGCTTATTGTTTCGGCGGCTCTTTTTACCTGTTCTTTATTTGGCTCCGTCGGGATCGGCTGCTGCCACTTAAGGGGAACGTCTTCAACCTGCGCGGAGGCCAAATCTTCAGGCAGCTCCAAATGTGTTGAGCCGGGTTTTTCGGTTTGAGCAACCTTGAAAGCTTTTCTCACCGCCTCGGAAATTGTAGTCTCCGATTTTATCTGCGTGTTCCATTTAGTAATGCGTCTAAACATCTCGACGATGTCAACGTATTGATGTGATTCTTTGTGCATCAAGTTTAGAGGTGATTGACCGGTAATCGCGACAAGCGGCGCGTTATCAAGTTGAGCGTCGGCAACGGCAGTCATAAGATTTAGAGCGCCGGGACCAAGCGTTGCGAGGCAGACTCCGGCTCTACCGGATAACCTTCCGTACACATCGGCCATGAAGGCCGCGCCTTGTTCGTGACGCGTCTGAATGAATTTGATATGGGAGGAAAGCAGCGAGTCCATGATATCGAGATTTTCCTCTCCCGGAATACCGAAAATATATTCTACGCCTTCATTTTCAAGGCATTTAACAAATAACTCAGATGCTTTCATATAGAAATTCCAATCTAATAGCAGTAATTATTATTTTTACTCCGGCGTGAAAAGTAATATAGAATTTCTCTCCAAAAAGAGCAATCACTTATAAGGATTGAGCGAATATATAAGTGAAATCCAAACAATTCTCTTGTATCTTCGTGAGAATCGAAGCGTTTGAGCAAGCAATGAGTAGTTTTGAGAATGGCGGAGATTAAAAATATGGTACACGGGATACTCTATGAAATCAATGCTCATATTTTATCATTATTTTCATATTTAATACTTATACTTAACATCTGACAATTACGATACATAAAACTAATGTGACAAAATATTTTCAAACTGAGTTTACATTGGAGGCTTAAATGATCGTTGGAGTTCCAGTCGAAACATATCCAAATGAAAAACGCGTAGCATTAATACCGGCGGTGATTCCCGCATTGCTCAAACTCGAAATAGAAGTTTATCTGCAAAAGGGAGCCGGTGAGAATGCGGGATATCTCGATGCAGATTATGAAAATAAGGGCGCGAAATTGGTTTCCGATAGAGCCGGGATTTTTTCCTCTGCTGATGTTCTCCTTGGTGTGAATAGTTTAGGCGCCAATCTCGAGGCGGACTCTGATAGCATTAATTTGCTGCGCTCCGGCCAGATTATTATAGGATTGCTTAATCCGCTGGGGTCTCCAGAATATGCGCAGAAACTTGCGGCAATCGGAGTTGACGCTTTTGCTCTTGAGTTACTTCCGCGGATTGCCCGCGCGCAACCGATGGATGTGTTAAGCTCAATGGCTTCAATCGCGGGTTATAAATCTGTTCTTCTTGCCGCAGAAGCGCTCAATAAACTATTCCCTATGATGATTACCGCTGCCGGCACCATTACTCCGGCTCACGTTTTTGTAGTCGGAGTGGGAGTTGCCGGACTGCAAGCGATAGCGACTGCGAAACGTCTTGGAGCTGTAATACGCGCTTATGACGTGCGACCCGCCGTAAAAGAACAGGTAGAGAGTCTCGGGGCTAAGTTTGTGGAAATGGAATTGGATACGGAAGAATCAGAAACATCGGGCGGTTACGCAAAAGCTATGGATGAGGAATTTTACCGTCGTCAAAGAGAAATGATGACGCAGGTTGTAGCGGAAAGCGATGTGGTGATAACAACGGCTTTAATACCGGGTAAAAAAGCGCCGATCTTGATCACTGAGGAGATGGTGAAGGGTATGTCAACCGGTTCGGTAATAGTTGACTTAGCGGCAGAGGGTGGCGGCAACTGCGAACTCACAAAATCAGGAGAGACAATTGAAGCGTATGGAGTACAGATAATTGGAACAGAGAATTTAGCCTCCACGATTCCTCACCATGCCAGCCAGATGTATGCGAAAAATTTGACGGCTTTTCTTAATATCTTAGTGGAAAACGGCGGACTCAACATAAATATGGATGACGAAATTATCAGGGATACTCTGCTTACGTACAGGGGCGAGGTGGTTAATCCGCGCGTGAAAGAGCTTCTTGGTATGTCGGAATCACAATCAAAAGATGAAAGGAGTAATTCCTAATGGAAGTTTTCGTAGCTGCATTGACGATTTTCGTGTTAGCTCTATTTGTAGGGTTTGAAGTAATTACCAAAGTGCCGCCTCTCTTACACACACCACTAATGTCGGGAGCGAACGCTATTTCCGGAATAACATTAGTGGGCACGTTGGTGACATCAGGAATGCAGCTGACAACTTTTACTACGGTTTTGGGATTTATCGCAGTGGCTATGGCGACAGCAAATGTGGTTGGCGGTTTTCTGATGACACATCGAATGTTGGGAATGTTCCACCGGAAGGAGGATAATGTCTAAAGAATTTATAGAATTATTCTATCTTATAGCCGCCGTACTGTTCATCCTCGGCTTAAAGGGTCTCTCACATCCCCGAACAGCGGTACGGGGTAATTTCCTCGGCGCGCTCGGAATGTTGCTGGCTATAGTAGTAACTCTTTTGGACAGACGAATCATAAGTTTTGAGGTAATAATCGCCGGAATAGTCGTGGGAGCTCTCGTCGGCGCTGTTATGGCTTACCGCTCTCCGATGACAGCCGTGCCGCAGGTTGTGGCAATTTTCAACGGTTTTGGCGGCGGCGCTTCGGCTCTTGCTGTGGGAGCGGCATTCGAGGAAGCTCTCGGGGGGAATTTCATTGAGGCTATAGATGTGCAATTTTCTTTGGCGGCTGTTTCCGCAGCGCTAATCGGCGGCGTATCTTTTACAGGCAGTGCGATAGCTTTCTTTAAGCTTCAGGGAATCATCAAAGGAAAACCGATTTTGCTTCCCGGGAGACATGTGATTAACATAATGCTGGTCTTGATAAGCATTGCTCTTAGCGTCTGGCTGGTGATCGATCCTTCTATTTCAATGCCATTTTGGATATTGGTGGGAGTTGCTTCGGTTCTCGGAGTTCTTTTGGTAATTCCCATCGGAGGAGCGGATATGCCTGTAGTAATTTCATTGCTTAATGCTTATTCAGGGTTGGCTGCCGCCGGTCACGGTTGGGTACTTAACAACAGTGTGCTGATTATTGCGGGTTCGCTTGTTGGAGCTGCCGGATTTATACTGACCGCGCTCATGTGTAAAGCAATGAATCGTTCCCTTGCCAATGTTATTTTTGCCGGCGTGGGAGCGGTAGCTGTTACGGAAGAAGAAAAGGATGACATCTATGCCGGTAAAGTAAAATCCGCATCACCTGAGGAAGTGGCAATGGTATTAGAAGGCGCCCGGCGGGTGGTTATTGCTCCCGGATATGGAATGGCAGTTTCACAGGCTCAATATGCCGTACAGGATTTAGCAAATTTGCTTGAATCCAGAGGTGTGGAAGTTGAGTTTGCCATTCATCCCGTTGCAGGACGAATGCCCGGACATATGAATGTTCTTTTAGCGGAAGCGAATATCCCTTACGAAAAGCTCAAAGATATGGATGAAATAAACCCCACATTTCGTCAAACAGATGTGGTTTTGGTGATCGGAGCCAATGACGTTGTCAATCCTCTTGCAAGAGAATCTGACAAAACAATTCCCATTTCAGGCATGCCGATTCTTAATGTGGACGAAGCTCAGACGGTTGTAATCATAAAGCGGAGCCTGAGTCCGGGATTCGCCGGAATTGCAAATCCTCTCTTCGCGGCGGATAATTGTCTGATGCTTTTCGGCGACGCGAAGAAGATGGCAACAGAGCTCACAACTGCTTTA
It encodes the following:
- the hisC gene encoding histidinol-phosphate transaminase, translated to MFELKNQIRPELLNFKPYTSARHLTEKGRVLLDANENPFDNFINIGAVVANRYPDPTSATLRAALSDYVDVPANNIFAGSGSDEIIDLLLRLFCTPNQDEVVIIEPTYGMYKVSSELNGIRTKSCLLGDDFDIDISKLEEAVSEKTKLVFCCSPNNPTGNILSTDKLLEYTRDKGLILVVDEAYIEFSSFSSLTRKAEEFPNLIVLRTLSKAWGLAGIRLGYCVAGEQIIEYLMRIKLPYNVNVLTEKVALLVLDDRIAMENAVSDILSERERIRIEFEGSDIFKKVFPSEANFLLVLCEDASKIQNYLADKSIIVRNRSSDPLLDNCLRITVGSKAQNDLLLEALRRMPV
- the hisD gene encoding histidinol dehydrogenase encodes the protein MKIRILKSLNRKEMSALLNRNVNTESSLTANVANICLDVKNRGDKAVQSYTMEFDEVELDGFLVSKEEIDNAYENIGKNLSDSMLRARDNILKFHEAQLSPIMEITTDVGISCSREPRAIENVALYVPGGTAPLVSTVFMLGVPARLAGCERIAMSTPPNADGNINPSLLAAAKLVGIQEIYKIGGAQAIAALAYGTESIQKVDKIFGPGNQFVNAAKMFVSNDPDGVAIDLPAGPTELLIIADDSANPLFAALDLAAQAEHGTDSNVLLLTDSAQFANSVSEAISNLSLPDDRREIINICLNKSLILTVENIEEAIRFSNEYAPEHLSLQIEKADSYKDKIKNAGTVFLGSMTPAAAGDYATGANHTLPTNGNAKSYSGLSLSDFQKFITFQKTDTAGLGNIAPAVKGLSEAEGLQMHNESVQARLSDV
- a CDS encoding ATP phosphoribosyltransferase; the protein is MTKGSIDLLSGSGFSFSFREGVLYSPVSNFPLDILAIRDDDIPRYVQEGICDIGIVGSNIVEEENSDVEILSRLNFGRCRISICVPKSSRIKKVKDLKGKTIATSYPNILAKFLEEANLNSKIAEISGSTEITPAIGVADAICEIISSGSTLKIHGLDEMYEITKSEAVLIAHKSTIADKTREELIGKLLVRIQSRVLAHGKKYVAMNANVNSIEKIKTLIPGIKSPTIIPLLEDDMVALHSVVDEQKFWDVLDELKSAGASGIVVSSIDNIIQ
- a CDS encoding cytochrome c, which encodes MLPPPRDFRDGVYKFRQTPSGSIPDDWDLYESITNGIHGTSMLSWREWPEEKRWLLVHYIKTFSDEFKREAPEVIEVGVPPQVTRKSIIRGRQFFIDADCWKCHGTSGRGDGPFADELRDNYGKISIPRDLTIGKNYGRGNTQRDIYITLVSGLDGTPMPSYQDAFEDMDEELWDLVNYIYSLSNK
- a CDS encoding aldehyde dehydrogenase family protein: MSDYQKMFVAGEWRESDKSEKVINPYNGETICEIAVAQDKDAEDATAAAVEVFETMKKMPGYERSEILMNIVKEIENRRKELVEIMAVDAGRPVRIAEVELDRSLHTFTTGAEEAKRIGGEVIPMDVVKAGVGYYAMTKRFPVGPILGITPFNFPLNLLAHKLAPAIAAGCTLVVKAPPQAPLTAHILGEITESAGLPKGAFSVFHCDVSTAEKLVTDERYRMISFTGSPKVGWHIRSIAGTKKVLLELGNNSAAIVHNDTASLQHAADRCALGGYGAAGQSCVSVQRIYVQEKVLDEFKELFFKSIANLKVGDPLDPDVSVGPVIDETSADRIEAWIKEATEGNATILTGGKRHGLMIEPTLLIDTTPEMNVNAGEIFGPAVTLTPYSDFKDAVKRANNTKFGLQAGIFTQDISNILYAFENFDMGGVVVNDYPTFRIDHMPYGGSKDSGLGREGIKYAIDEMTEIKLLIINNSVN
- a CDS encoding acetolactate synthase large subunit; this encodes MKASELFVKCLENEGVEYIFGIPGEENLDIMDSLLSSHIKFIQTRHEQGAAFMADVYGRLSGRAGVCLATLGPGALNLMTAVADAQLDNAPLVAITGQSPLNLMHKESHQYVDIVEMFRRITKWNTQIKSETTISEAVRKAFKVAQTEKPGSTHLELPEDLASAQVEDVPLKWQQPIPTEPNKEQVKRAAETISNAEYPIILAGNGVIRSGSTNALLDFATKLNISVTETFMAKGSIPNDNPLSLFTIGLKTKDYISCAMDHADVIIAVGYDMVEYSPIQWNEKRDKKIVHIHFSPAEVDSAYPVEVGVLGHIAFSLNAIAEIAKPSKLPVPNPHREVMLNEIHEYDNDDGFPIKPQKILSDVRKSLRAEDILLSDVGAHKMWIARMYPCYVPNTTIISNGLASMGIALPGAIAAKLLYPEKNVIAISGDGGFMMNSQEIETAMRIGTPFVNLIFNDSKYGLIKWKQDAQFGRESHIDFSNPDFVQYAESFGAKAYRVGAADELLPILEEALRQDVVSVVDCPVDYRENIKLTEELGELTCPL
- a CDS encoding Re/Si-specific NAD(P)(+) transhydrogenase subunit alpha, producing MIVGVPVETYPNEKRVALIPAVIPALLKLEIEVYLQKGAGENAGYLDADYENKGAKLVSDRAGIFSSADVLLGVNSLGANLEADSDSINLLRSGQIIIGLLNPLGSPEYAQKLAAIGVDAFALELLPRIARAQPMDVLSSMASIAGYKSVLLAAEALNKLFPMMITAAGTITPAHVFVVGVGVAGLQAIATAKRLGAVIRAYDVRPAVKEQVESLGAKFVEMELDTEESETSGGYAKAMDEEFYRRQREMMTQVVAESDVVITTALIPGKKAPILITEEMVKGMSTGSVIVDLAAEGGGNCELTKSGETIEAYGVQIIGTENLASTIPHHASQMYAKNLTAFLNILVENGGLNINMDDEIIRDTLLTYRGEVVNPRVKELLGMSESQSKDERSNS
- a CDS encoding NAD(P) transhydrogenase subunit alpha, translating into MEVFVAALTIFVLALFVGFEVITKVPPLLHTPLMSGANAISGITLVGTLVTSGMQLTTFTTVLGFIAVAMATANVVGGFLMTHRMLGMFHRKEDNV
- a CDS encoding NAD(P)(+) transhydrogenase (Re/Si-specific) subunit beta, giving the protein MSKEFIELFYLIAAVLFILGLKGLSHPRTAVRGNFLGALGMLLAIVVTLLDRRIISFEVIIAGIVVGALVGAVMAYRSPMTAVPQVVAIFNGFGGGASALAVGAAFEEALGGNFIEAIDVQFSLAAVSAALIGGVSFTGSAIAFFKLQGIIKGKPILLPGRHVINIMLVLISIALSVWLVIDPSISMPFWILVGVASVLGVLLVIPIGGADMPVVISLLNAYSGLAAAGHGWVLNNSVLIIAGSLVGAAGFILTALMCKAMNRSLANVIFAGVGAVAVTEEEKDDIYAGKVKSASPEEVAMVLEGARRVVIAPGYGMAVSQAQYAVQDLANLLESRGVEVEFAIHPVAGRMPGHMNVLLAEANIPYEKLKDMDEINPTFRQTDVVLVIGANDVVNPLARESDKTIPISGMPILNVDEAQTVVIIKRSLSPGFAGIANPLFAADNCLMLFGDAKKMATELTTALKEA